A part of Aegilops tauschii subsp. strangulata cultivar AL8/78 chromosome 2, Aet v6.0, whole genome shotgun sequence genomic DNA contains:
- the LOC109750765 gene encoding chemocyanin, producing MLAMAARGTASGSTAVVVGVLLVCAFLHAGVAESAEFTVGDGGGWSVNAGSWPNGKRFKGRDVLVFNYDPTAHDVVAVSAEGYRACAAPSGAKVYKSGADRVTLALGPNYFISSVPGDCQAGMKITVTAAKQGRIGGAS from the exons ATGCTAGCAATGGCGGCGCGGGGAACTGCAAGCGGCAGCACGGCGGTGGTCGTGGGCGTGCTGCTTGTCTGCGCATTCCTCCATGCGGGGGTGGCGGAGTCGGCGGAGTTCAccgtcggcgacggcggcggctggtCCGTCAACGCCGGCTCCTGGCCCAACGGCAAGCGCTTCAAGGGCCGCGACGTCCTTG TGTTCAACTACGACCCGACAGCGCACGACGTGGTGGCCGTGTCGGCGGAGGGGTACCGGGCGTGCGCCGCGCCGAGCGGCGCCAAGGTGTACAAGTCCGGGGCCGACCGCGTCACGCTCGCCCTCGGCCCAAACTACTTCATCTCCAGCGTCCCCGGCGACTGCCAGGCCGGGATGAAGATCACCGTCACCGCCGCGAAGCAGGGCCGCATCGGCGGAGCGTCCTAA
- the LOC109750762 gene encoding probable protein arginine N-methyltransferase 3, translating to MATQARELPPKQELPRDDGDDYEDDEDEEEEEGEEGWDDWESDGDDAAGGSGGLLCLFCSARFDSDGPLFAHCGSVHGFDFHKLVRELGLDFYGCIKLINFVRSKVAENKCWSCAEISQLEGKVPWAEDSYLKPFMEDDSLLHSLSIFDDEEDEDCGMPVVTGECSVGNGRSGELQGNGLNTIIDDCSDISARFEKAVTTESNGGDNNGSLSEEQTDRQLKITRASVTAKEIKKVDDNYFGSYSSFGIHREMLGDKVRTDAYRDALLDNPSLMNGATVLDVGCGTGILSLFAAKAGASRVVAVDGSAKMSSVATHVAKNNGLLYDENANTEQKGGPQVISVVHTKAEELNHKIVVPPNGFDVLVSEWMGYCLLYESMLSSVIYARDHFLKPGGAILPDTATILGAGFGRGGTSLPFWENVYGFDMSCIGKEVTGSSARFPVVDVLDSKDVVTDTAVLHYFDLATMKESEMDFTASLELRLPESGAAAVAGVTWCHGIVLWFDTGFTDRFCKDKPVVLSTSPFSTPTHWSQTIFTFEEPIAITNEKSVVGSSASVGSAECPAGTIRSRISIVRASEHRSIDISIETTGISSDGRKRSWPAQIFNL from the exons ATGGCGACCCAGGCGCGCGAGCTCCCTCCCAAGCAAGAGCTGCCCCGGGACGACGGCGACGACTACGAGGACgacgaggatgaggaggaggaggagggggaggaggggtGGGACGACTGGGAGTCGGACGGCGACGACGCggcgggcggcagcggcggcctCCTCTGCCTGTTCTGCAGCGCGCGGTTCGACTCCGACGGCCCCCTCTTCGCGCACTGCGGCTCCGTGCACGGGTTCGATTTCCACAAGCTCGTGAGGGAGCTCGGGCTGGATTTCTACGGATGCATCAAGCTCATCAATTTTGTTCGGTCCAAG GTTGCAGAGAATAAGTGTTGGAGCTGCGCAGAGATTTCCCAACTTGAGGGCAAGGTTCCATGGGCGGAGGACTCGTACCTGAAACCGTTCATGGAAGATGACTCGCTGTTGCACAGCTTGTCCATCTTTGACGATGAAGAGGACGAGGACTGTGGAATGCCAGTGGTAACAGGGGAGTGTTCAGTGGGCAATGGGAGGTCAGGTGAACTGCAGGGGAATGGTCTAAATACCATTATCGACGATTGTTCTGATATCAGTGCTAGGTTTGAGAAAGCAGTTACTACTGAAAGTAATGGTGGAGATAACAATGGGTCTCTTTCGGAGGAACAGACTGATAGGCAGCTGAAGATTACACGTGCTAGTGTTACTGCCAAGGAAATTAAAAAAGTGGATGACAACTACTTTGGGTCTTATAGTTCATTTGGCATTCATAGAGAGATGCTGGGCGACAAA GTAAGAACAGACGCTTACAGAGATGCCCTTTTGGACAATCCTAGCCTCATGAATGGAGCAACTGTACTGGATGTTGGTTGTGGTACAGGAATTTTAAG TCTTTTTGCAGCAAAGGCTGGTGCATCTAGAGTTGTTGCGGTTGATGGGAGTGCAAAGATGTCTTCTGTGGCTACACAT GTGGCAAAAAATAATGGTTTATTATATGATGAGAATGCAAATACAGAACAAAAAGGCGGCCCTCAAGTGATAAGTGTTGTGCATACCAAGGCTGAAGAGCTAAACCATAAAATAGTAGTTCCACCGAATGGCTTTGATGTGTTAGTAAGTGAGTGGATGGGATATTGCCTATTGTATGAATCCATGCTCAGTTCAGTCATATATGCACGTGATCATTTCCTAAAACCTGGGGGTGCTATTCTCCCAGATACTGCAACAATT CTTGGTGCTGGTTTTGGGAGGGGTGGAACTAGCTTGCCATTTTGGGAAAATGTGTATGGCTTTGATATGTCATGTATTGGCAAAGAAGTAACAGGGAGTTCAGCCAGATTTCCTGTAGTTGATGTACTTGATTCCAAGGATGTTGTGACAGATACTGCTGTGCTCCAT TACTTCGATCTGGCAACTATGAAGGAAAGTGAAATGGATTTCACCGCGAGCTTGGAGCTCAGGCTTCCTGAAAGTGGCGCAGCTGCTGTAGCAGGAGTAACCTGGTGCCATGGCATTGTCTTGTGGTTTGACACTGGCTTCACCGACAGATTCTGCAAGGACAAGCCTGTGGTTCTGTCCACCTCTCCTTTCTCCACACCAACTCACTGGTCGCAAACAATCTTCACCTTTGAAGAGCCCATAGCGATTACAAATGAGAAATCAGTCGTTGGCTCATCTGCATCAGTTGGCTCAGCGGAGTGCCCAGCTGGGACGATCAGATCCCGCATCAGCATTGTGAGGGCCTCTGAGCACCGCAGCATAGACATATCAATCGAAACCACGGGAATCAGCTCAGATGGCCGGAAGCGCAGCTGGCCAGCTCAGATCTTCAACCTTTGA
- the LOC109750763 gene encoding thymidylate kinase: MTALVRLTGRAASWSRGASIAAPRGLGLLPQRRAAFQGARMENGGGKGGRGALIVLEGLDRSGKSSQCARLLSFLEGKGCATEGWRFPDRDTSVGKMISAYLANESQLDDRTIHLLFSANRWEKRSLMESKLLGGTTLVVDRYSYSGVAFSAAKGLDIGWCKAPEVGLLAPDLVIYLDVQPEKAAERGGYGGERYERVEFQKRVAEHYHSLRDLTWKVVDGSLPMETVEEQLRELAMNCISECQDKHLTNLTW, from the exons ATGACTGCGTTGGTTCGGCTCACCGGGAGAGCAGCTTCTTGGAGCAG GGGCGCCAGCATCGCGGCTCCGCGTGGCCTCGGCTTGCTCCCGCAGCGCAGGGCCGCGTTCCAGGGTGCGAGGATGGAGAACGGCGGCGGCAagggcggccgcggcgcgctcatAGTCCTGGAAGGGCTGGACAGGAGTGGCAAGTCGTCGCAGTGCGCCCGGCTGCTGTCCTTTCTGGAAGGGAAAGGCTGCGCAACCGAAGGGTGGCGCTTCCCGGACAGGGACACCAGCGTCGGGAAGATGATCTCCGCGTACCTCGCCAACGAGTCGCAGCTCGATGACCGGACCATCCATTTGCTCTTCAGCGCGAATCGCTGGGAGAAAAG AAGTTTGATGGAAAGCAAGCTACTTGGTGGAACTACACTCGTCGTTGACCGCTACTCTTATTCTGGAGTGGCATTTTCAGCTGCTAAAGGACTTGATATTGGGTGGTGCAAG GCCCCTGAGGTTGGACTGCTAGCTCCAGATCTTGTAATATATCTTGATGTACAACCGGAG AAAGCGGCCGAAAGAGGAGGCTATGGGGGTGAGAGATACGAAAGAGTTGAGTTCCAAAAGAGAGTTGCTGAGCATTACCATTCGCTCCGTGATTTGACATGGAAG GTTGTTGATGGTTCCCTTCCCATGGAGACCGTGGAAGAACAGCTAAGAGAACTTGCCATGAATTGCATTTCAGAATGCCAAGACAAGCACCTTACCAATCTAACCTGGTAG
- the LOC109750764 gene encoding eukaryotic translation initiation factor 6-2 produces the protein MATRIQFENNCEVGVFSKLTNAYCLVAIGGSENFYSTFESELADVIPVVKTSIGGTRIIGRLCVGNKNGLLLPHTTTDQELQHLRNCIPDQVVVQRIDERLSALGNCISCNDHVALTHPDLDKATEELIADVLGVEVFRQTIAGNILVGSYCAFSNRGGLVHPHTSIEDLDELSTLLQVPLVAGTVNRGSEVIAAGMTVNDWTAFCGSDTTATELSVIESVFKLREGQPTAIVDDMRKSLIDSYV, from the exons ATGGCGACCC GTATCCAGTTTGAGAACAACTGTGAAGTTGGTGTTTTCTCCAAGCTCACAAATGCCTACTGTCTGGTTGCAATTGGAGGATCAGAGAATTTCTACAG TACATTTGAGTCTGAGCTTGCAGATGTCATTCCTGTGGTCAAGACCTCTATCGGTGGCACTAGAATAATTGGTCGCCTCTGCGTTG GAAACAAGAATGGACTTCTCCTGCCACACACAACCACTGATCAAG AGCTTCAGCATCTGAGGAACTGCATACCTGATCAAGTGGTTGTTCAGCGCATCGATGAGAGGCTGTCCGCCCTTGGCAATTGCATATCCTGCAATGACCATGTTGCGCTCACACACCCTGACCTTGACAAG GCAACTGAGGAGCTTATTGCAGATGTGCTTGGGGTTGAGGTGTTCCGTCAGACAATTGCAGGAAATATCCTTGTTGGCAGCTACTGTGCATTCTCTAACAGGGGTGGACTG GTCCATCCTCACACATCCATTGAAGATCTTGATGAGCTGTCCACACTCCTCCAAGTCCCTCTTGTAGCTGGAACCGTGAACCGTGGTAGCGAGGTCATTGCTGCGGGCATGACGGTGAACGACTGGACCGCCTTCTGTGGGTCAGACACAACCGCTACTGAGCTGTCCGTCATCGAGAGCGTCTTCAAGTTGAGAGAAGGCCAGCCCACGGCGATCGTCGATGACATGAGGAAGTCGCTGATTGACAGCTATGTCTAA